The Panulirus ornatus isolate Po-2019 chromosome 32, ASM3632096v1, whole genome shotgun sequence genome includes a window with the following:
- the LOC139759120 gene encoding phosphatidylinositol transfer protein alpha isoform-like isoform X2, translating to MIVKEFRVILPLTVEEYQVAQLYSVAEASKNETGGGEGIEVLKNEPFDNYPLLGDKYSSGQYTYKIYHLKSKVPSFIRLLAPEGSLEIHEEAWNAYPYCRTIISNPGYMKEGFYITIESLHAHDDGESENAHRLSGDKLKLREVVTVDIANDPVKSCDYKPDEDPTKFKSAKTGRGPLQGPQWWKKCDPVMTCYKLVTCEFRWFGLQSRIENIIHDVERRLFTNFHRQVFCWMDRWHGLTMDDIRRLEDKTKEELDQQREIGDVRGTKGE from the exons ATGATCGTCAAAGAATT tcgtgtcatcctaccactcacagTTGAAGAG TACCAAGTGGCACAGCTGTACAGTGTAGCAGAAGCTAGTAAAAATGAAAcaggtggtggagaaggtatTGAAGTCCTTAAAAATGAGCCCTTTGACAATTATCCACTGCTGGGGGATAAATACAGCTCGGGGCAGTACACGTATAAAATCTACCATCTTAAAAG CAAAGTGCCATCCTTCATCCGACTTCTAGCACCAGAAGGATCTTTGGAGATTCATGAGGAAGCTTGGAATGCCTACCCATACTGTAGAACCATCATCTCG AATCCAGGCTACATGAAGGAGGGTTTTTACATCACAATAGAGTCACTCCATGCCCATGATGATGGAGAATCAGAAAAT GCCCATAGACTTTCTGGAGATAAGCTGAAATTAAGGGAGGTAGTAACAGTTGATATTGCCAATGACCCCGTAAAGTCTTGTGATTATAAACCTGATGAGGACCCAACAAAGTTTAAATCTGCAAAAACAGGTCGAGGTCCTCTACAAGGACCACAGTGGTGGAAGAAG TGTGATCCGGTGATGACTTGCTACAAACTGGTGACCTGCGAATTCAGGTGGTTTGGACTACAGTCACGCATAGAAAATATCATCCATGATGTTGAACGCAGACTTTTCACTAACTTTCATAG ACAAGTGTTTTGTTGGATGGACCGATGGCATGGATTGACTATGGATGATATCCGGCGATTGGAAGATAAAACAAAGGAGGAACTTGATCAG CAAAGAGAGATAGGGGACGTTCGTGGCACAAAAGGTGAATAA
- the LOC139759120 gene encoding phosphatidylinositol transfer protein alpha isoform-like isoform X1, with product MIVKEFRVILPLTVEEYQVAQLYSVAEASKNETGGGEGIEVLKNEPFDNYPLLGDKYSSGQYTYKIYHLKSKVPSFIRLLAPEGSLEIHEEAWNAYPYCRTIISNPGYMKEGFYITIESLHAHDDGESENNPGFMKKKFVICIESFHADDLGTVENAHRLSGDKLKLREVVTVDIANDPVKSCDYKPDEDPTKFKSAKTGRGPLQGPQWWKKCDPVMTCYKLVTCEFRWFGLQSRIENIIHDVERRLFTNFHRQVFCWMDRWHGLTMDDIRRLEDKTKEELDQQREIGDVRGTKGE from the exons ATGATCGTCAAAGAATT tcgtgtcatcctaccactcacagTTGAAGAG TACCAAGTGGCACAGCTGTACAGTGTAGCAGAAGCTAGTAAAAATGAAAcaggtggtggagaaggtatTGAAGTCCTTAAAAATGAGCCCTTTGACAATTATCCACTGCTGGGGGATAAATACAGCTCGGGGCAGTACACGTATAAAATCTACCATCTTAAAAG CAAAGTGCCATCCTTCATCCGACTTCTAGCACCAGAAGGATCTTTGGAGATTCATGAGGAAGCTTGGAATGCCTACCCATACTGTAGAACCATCATCTCG AATCCAGGCTACATGAAGGAGGGTTTTTACATCACAATAGAGTCACTCCATGCCCATGATGATGGAGAATCAGAAAAT AATCCTGGCTTCATGAAGAAAAAGTTTGTCATTTGCATTGAGTCCTTTCATGCTGATGACCTGGGGACTGTGGAGAAT GCCCATAGACTTTCTGGAGATAAGCTGAAATTAAGGGAGGTAGTAACAGTTGATATTGCCAATGACCCCGTAAAGTCTTGTGATTATAAACCTGATGAGGACCCAACAAAGTTTAAATCTGCAAAAACAGGTCGAGGTCCTCTACAAGGACCACAGTGGTGGAAGAAG TGTGATCCGGTGATGACTTGCTACAAACTGGTGACCTGCGAATTCAGGTGGTTTGGACTACAGTCACGCATAGAAAATATCATCCATGATGTTGAACGCAGACTTTTCACTAACTTTCATAG ACAAGTGTTTTGTTGGATGGACCGATGGCATGGATTGACTATGGATGATATCCGGCGATTGGAAGATAAAACAAAGGAGGAACTTGATCAG CAAAGAGAGATAGGGGACGTTCGTGGCACAAAAGGTGAATAA
- the LOC139759120 gene encoding phosphatidylinositol transfer protein alpha isoform-like isoform X3, with protein MIVKEFRVILPLTVEEYQVAQLYSVAEASKNETGGGEGIEVLKNEPFDNYPLLGDKYSSGQYTYKIYHLKSKVPSFIRLLAPEGSLEIHEEAWNAYPYCRTIISNPGFMKKKFVICIESFHADDLGTVENAHRLSGDKLKLREVVTVDIANDPVKSCDYKPDEDPTKFKSAKTGRGPLQGPQWWKKCDPVMTCYKLVTCEFRWFGLQSRIENIIHDVERRLFTNFHRQVFCWMDRWHGLTMDDIRRLEDKTKEELDQQREIGDVRGTKGE; from the exons ATGATCGTCAAAGAATT tcgtgtcatcctaccactcacagTTGAAGAG TACCAAGTGGCACAGCTGTACAGTGTAGCAGAAGCTAGTAAAAATGAAAcaggtggtggagaaggtatTGAAGTCCTTAAAAATGAGCCCTTTGACAATTATCCACTGCTGGGGGATAAATACAGCTCGGGGCAGTACACGTATAAAATCTACCATCTTAAAAG CAAAGTGCCATCCTTCATCCGACTTCTAGCACCAGAAGGATCTTTGGAGATTCATGAGGAAGCTTGGAATGCCTACCCATACTGTAGAACCATCATCTCG AATCCTGGCTTCATGAAGAAAAAGTTTGTCATTTGCATTGAGTCCTTTCATGCTGATGACCTGGGGACTGTGGAGAAT GCCCATAGACTTTCTGGAGATAAGCTGAAATTAAGGGAGGTAGTAACAGTTGATATTGCCAATGACCCCGTAAAGTCTTGTGATTATAAACCTGATGAGGACCCAACAAAGTTTAAATCTGCAAAAACAGGTCGAGGTCCTCTACAAGGACCACAGTGGTGGAAGAAG TGTGATCCGGTGATGACTTGCTACAAACTGGTGACCTGCGAATTCAGGTGGTTTGGACTACAGTCACGCATAGAAAATATCATCCATGATGTTGAACGCAGACTTTTCACTAACTTTCATAG ACAAGTGTTTTGTTGGATGGACCGATGGCATGGATTGACTATGGATGATATCCGGCGATTGGAAGATAAAACAAAGGAGGAACTTGATCAG CAAAGAGAGATAGGGGACGTTCGTGGCACAAAAGGTGAATAA